In Paenibacillus sp. G2S3, a single window of DNA contains:
- a CDS encoding ABC-2 family transporter protein, with protein MLAYRINYYSGILIYSLNIGVNYFTWMAIYGNGDSLGGFTATQMTSYVAVSWMARAFYFNNLDREISTDIRDGSIAIQFIRPYNYVLVKMMQGLGEGMFRFLLFMIPGMAIAMLLFPVQLPTAPSAWAGFLVMLFFSFLINSQINIITGLSAFFVENNEGMMRMKRVIVDLFSGLIVPISLFPDWLSSILKVLPFQAITYLPGSVFTGRVQGVGIWNVLGIQIVWFLALLIPIVWLYHAARQRLFVQGG; from the coding sequence ATGCTTGCTTATCGGATTAACTACTACTCAGGTATTCTTATCTATTCACTGAATATCGGGGTTAACTATTTCACATGGATGGCCATCTATGGAAATGGAGATTCGCTGGGGGGCTTTACCGCAACACAAATGACGTCTTATGTCGCAGTTTCTTGGATGGCTCGCGCGTTTTATTTTAATAATCTAGACCGTGAGATCTCTACGGATATACGAGACGGAAGTATCGCTATTCAGTTTATAAGGCCTTATAACTATGTTTTAGTCAAAATGATGCAAGGACTTGGAGAGGGAATGTTCCGCTTCCTCTTATTTATGATTCCTGGTATGGCTATAGCGATGTTGTTGTTCCCGGTTCAATTACCGACAGCACCATCTGCTTGGGCGGGTTTTCTTGTAATGCTCTTTTTCAGCTTTTTGATTAATTCACAGATCAATATTATTACTGGGCTCTCGGCTTTCTTTGTTGAGAATAATGAGGGCATGATGCGTATGAAACGGGTAATTGTTGATCTGTTCTCTGGTCTGATCGTGCCGATCAGTCTGTTTCCTGACTGGCTCTCTTCTATACTTAAGGTGCTGCCGTTTCAGGCGATTACTTACTTGCCAGGTTCTGTATTTACAGGACGGGTGCAAGGGGTTGGGATTTGGAATGTACTAGGGATTCAGATCGTTTGGTTCCTAGCCTTACTGATTCCAATTGTCTGGTTATATCATGCGGCGCGGCAGCGTCTCTTCGTGCAGGGAGGTTGA
- a CDS encoding ABC-2 family transporter protein — MYYLGLLIEYIKNYMKSRLTYRADFWVEVISDLLFQATNFIFILVIFMHTDSLGGWNQNEVVFVYGFFMVPFGVFSCFVNLWGFSERYIVKGEMDRILTRPAHNLFQIFLENVDPPALMGSFIGIIIMAISGSNLGLPFEWWTIPALIILTLSAVAIYTGIYTTLTSLSFYSDAPTGILPLMYNIQTYGRYPVTIYNRAIQVLLTWIIPFAFVGVYPAALFLQREEMTSLALMTPVVGAIFLGIGLLAWSYGVRRYKGAGS, encoded by the coding sequence ATGTATTACCTTGGATTATTAATTGAATACATTAAAAACTATATGAAGTCCCGACTCACCTATCGTGCAGATTTTTGGGTAGAGGTCATTTCAGATTTGCTCTTTCAAGCTACAAACTTTATCTTTATACTAGTAATCTTCATGCATACGGATAGCCTAGGCGGCTGGAATCAGAACGAAGTAGTGTTCGTTTATGGGTTCTTTATGGTGCCTTTTGGGGTGTTTAGTTGTTTTGTGAATCTATGGGGATTCAGCGAGCGTTACATCGTTAAAGGTGAGATGGACCGTATTCTGACACGTCCGGCACATAATCTGTTCCAGATCTTTTTGGAAAATGTTGATCCACCAGCACTTATGGGCTCATTCATAGGTATTATTATTATGGCCATCAGTGGCAGCAATCTGGGACTTCCCTTTGAATGGTGGACGATACCGGCTCTGATCATACTTACGTTAAGTGCGGTCGCAATTTATACTGGGATTTATACAACATTGACTTCATTGTCTTTCTATTCGGATGCTCCAACGGGTATTCTGCCGCTAATGTACAATATTCAGACCTATGGGCGTTACCCTGTAACGATCTACAATCGTGCTATTCAGGTACTTCTAACTTGGATTATCCCGTTTGCATTCGTCGGGGTATATCCAGCAGCGCTTTTCTTGCAGCGTGAAGAAATGACTAGCCTTGCTCTGATGACACCAGTTGTAGGTGCTATATTCCTTGGAATTGGTCTGTTAGCTTGGAGCTATGGAGTTAGAAGATATAAGGGTGCGGGATCTTGA
- a CDS encoding helix-turn-helix domain-containing protein, producing MNDFNMCPRFEKAVDLLSKRWVALIVFVLMPGPRRFGEIESCLSNLSGKVLSDRLKEMEIEGIIERTVYPEMPVRIEYSLTPKGTALAPILGEIGNWSTDWIELGVTN from the coding sequence ATGAATGATTTCAACATGTGTCCTCGCTTTGAAAAAGCGGTAGACTTGCTAAGTAAACGTTGGGTCGCGCTGATCGTATTCGTGCTTATGCCAGGTCCACGTCGTTTTGGCGAAATTGAAAGCTGTCTTTCCAATCTAAGTGGCAAGGTATTATCTGACCGACTAAAAGAGATGGAAATCGAAGGTATTATTGAGCGAACCGTATATCCAGAAATGCCAGTACGTATTGAGTACTCACTTACTCCAAAAGGTACAGCGTTGGCTCCTATACTTGGTGAAATTGGAAATTGGTCTACGGACTGGATTGAGCTTGGTGTTACAAATTAA
- a CDS encoding ABC transporter ATP-binding protein, translating to MTAIQVQDLRKTFKVQKNREGLKGAFADLFKREYTEVTAVKDISFSIPEGEICGYIGENGAGKSTTIKMLTGILVPTSGNLTVGGYVPYLEREKFVKNIGVVFGQRSQLWWDIGVIESFQLLRKVYRVSEQDFKKRLDELVERLQLQELLNRPVRKLSLGQRMRCELVAALLHNPSIVFLDEPTIGLDIVVKSEIREFLKDMNREHGTTILLTTHDLQDIEALCSRVIMLDDGRIIYDGGLEDLKQRWGTGREVQFQFGNATKRQLLELWTEGMPVTWSAENDLGASVWIPLDINVSDVLGRVVGKADITDIKIIETNTDDIVRSIYQSGSADKPDEMAAALKDEREALHV from the coding sequence ATGACTGCTATTCAAGTACAAGACTTACGCAAAACATTCAAAGTACAAAAAAACCGCGAAGGTCTCAAAGGGGCCTTCGCTGATTTGTTTAAAAGGGAGTATACGGAAGTAACTGCTGTGAAGGATATTTCCTTTTCCATTCCCGAAGGTGAAATATGTGGTTATATCGGCGAGAACGGTGCTGGAAAATCAACCACGATCAAAATGCTCACGGGTATTCTCGTACCAACTTCAGGAAATCTTACGGTAGGTGGTTATGTTCCTTATTTGGAGCGCGAGAAATTCGTGAAAAATATCGGTGTGGTGTTCGGGCAACGCAGCCAGCTATGGTGGGACATCGGGGTGATTGAATCCTTCCAGCTGCTGCGCAAGGTATACCGGGTATCTGAACAAGACTTCAAGAAACGGCTGGATGAATTGGTCGAAAGATTGCAGCTGCAAGAACTACTGAATCGTCCTGTTCGTAAGCTCAGTCTCGGTCAGCGGATGCGTTGTGAATTAGTCGCAGCATTACTTCATAATCCATCGATTGTATTTCTGGATGAGCCAACCATTGGCTTAGATATTGTGGTGAAGTCAGAGATCCGTGAATTCCTTAAAGATATGAACCGTGAGCATGGAACAACCATACTGTTGACTACACATGACCTGCAAGATATTGAAGCCCTTTGCTCGCGGGTGATTATGCTTGACGATGGTCGAATTATTTATGACGGCGGACTAGAAGATCTGAAACAGCGCTGGGGAACTGGACGTGAAGTTCAATTTCAATTCGGAAATGCAACGAAACGGCAATTGCTTGAGCTTTGGACTGAAGGGATGCCGGTTACTTGGTCTGCAGAGAACGATCTTGGAGCATCGGTTTGGATACCGCTGGATATAAATGTATCCGATGTTTTGGGACGGGTAGTAGGGAAAGCCGACATTACTGATATCAAAATCATTGAGACCAATACAGACGATATTGTTCGTAGTATTTATCAATCCGGGTCTGCGGACAAACCAGATGAAATGGCAGCCGCTCTGAAGGATGAAAGAGAGGCTTTACATGTCTGA
- a CDS encoding response regulator transcription factor yields the protein MKRNVLYIEDNEKIGSFLKEELEKRGFLVQWLLSGEGAEKEVNQHEIVILDIMLPGLDGFTVGKRLKKAAPAVPILLLSARTSIDDKVDGLQFADDYLTKPFHTDELVARLEVLIRRRGVTHSERISLGNYIEVDREVQMVFDKISGEEIILTGKQHQILMYFLRHPNQVLPKEKIYEAIWEEAYITGDKTLMVHIHRLRQKLERHPDSPEIIETLKGIGYRVKL from the coding sequence TTGAAAAGAAACGTTTTATATATTGAAGATAATGAGAAAATAGGCAGCTTTCTAAAAGAAGAATTGGAAAAGCGAGGATTTTTAGTTCAGTGGCTGCTTTCTGGTGAAGGAGCCGAAAAAGAAGTGAACCAGCACGAAATAGTTATTTTGGATATCATGTTACCCGGTTTAGATGGATTTACTGTGGGAAAACGATTAAAAAAGGCAGCTCCAGCTGTTCCTATTTTGCTGTTATCTGCTCGAACATCGATAGATGACAAGGTAGATGGTTTACAATTTGCTGATGACTATTTAACGAAACCATTCCATACGGATGAATTAGTTGCAAGATTAGAAGTATTAATACGTCGAAGGGGTGTAACTCATTCCGAACGCATTTCATTAGGTAATTATATTGAAGTAGATCGAGAAGTCCAAATGGTATTTGACAAAATCTCAGGAGAAGAAATTATATTGACAGGGAAACAACATCAAATTTTAATGTACTTCTTACGCCACCCTAATCAAGTTTTACCAAAAGAAAAAATCTATGAAGCAATTTGGGAAGAAGCATATATCACTGGCGATAAAACATTAATGGTACATATCCATCGACTGCGACAAAAGTTGGAGCGTCATCCAGATTCCCCAGAGATTATTGAAACGTTGAAGGGGATAGGCTATAGGGTGAAACTATGA
- a CDS encoding GNAT family N-acetyltransferase, with the protein MKLYMEKLNADVATDILSWRYEQPYDFYNNEQTPEAISEMLAESYFSVFDDNKELVGFFCVGNSAQVPNELYTYSQDFIDVGLGMKPELTGQGNGTLFFTAVLSQIDTMFGKSSKRLTVAKFNDRAIRLYEKLGFSRKAEFIKGSTVFIVMINSSD; encoded by the coding sequence ATGAAACTTTACATGGAAAAGCTGAATGCTGATGTTGCAACTGATATATTAAGCTGGCGATATGAACAACCGTATGATTTTTACAACAATGAACAAACGCCTGAAGCCATAAGTGAAATGCTTGCAGAATCATATTTTTCCGTATTTGATGATAACAAAGAGTTAGTAGGGTTCTTCTGTGTGGGAAACTCGGCGCAGGTCCCAAATGAGTTATATACATATTCTCAGGATTTTATTGATGTGGGTTTAGGAATGAAGCCTGAGTTAACCGGACAGGGAAATGGGACTCTATTTTTCACAGCTGTTCTAAGCCAAATTGATACAATGTTCGGGAAAAGCTCGAAACGTCTGACCGTGGCAAAGTTTAATGACAGAGCGATACGATTGTATGAAAAACTTGGATTTAGCCGGAAAGCTGAATTTATAAAAGGAAGTACTGTATTTATTGTTATGATTAATAGTTCAGATTAG
- a CDS encoding GTP cyclohydrolase II — protein sequence MIKPDIISILQNKITRIPLENSTNILVGPITLPVNLDGETVTFKWYNWLNTTDVELLGDNSEATAALISKLPSMSLADGQQSSVLVYGDFEGSDEALIRMHSICHTGDIFGSKRCDCGFQLHQSMKMIVEHGSGALFYLANHEGRGIGLFSKSLAYLLQEEGYDTVEANLELGFVDDSRNYEEAISVLQHLRHKPVTLITNNPKKLEALKAAGMNAVKRVALWGDVSSFNEKYLRTKVARSGHLEAVKEANPIVGRLAK from the coding sequence ATGATTAAACCAGATATTATTTCTATCCTACAAAATAAAATTACTCGAATTCCTTTAGAAAACAGTACAAATATATTAGTTGGACCGATTACTTTACCCGTGAATTTAGACGGAGAGACCGTTACTTTTAAATGGTACAACTGGCTAAACACGACGGATGTAGAGCTTCTTGGTGATAATAGTGAAGCAACCGCCGCTTTGATTTCAAAGTTACCATCCATGAGCCTCGCAGATGGTCAGCAATCCAGTGTTTTAGTATATGGTGATTTCGAAGGTTCAGATGAAGCCTTGATTCGGATGCACAGCATTTGTCATACCGGCGATATTTTTGGCAGTAAACGTTGTGATTGTGGCTTCCAACTGCATCAGTCCATGAAAATGATCGTCGAACACGGTTCAGGTGCGTTATTCTATCTTGCTAACCATGAGGGTAGAGGCATTGGACTGTTTAGCAAATCTTTAGCGTATCTTTTACAAGAAGAAGGATACGATACAGTTGAGGCTAATTTAGAGCTGGGTTTTGTTGATGATTCAAGAAATTATGAAGAAGCGATTAGCGTTCTACAACATCTACGTCATAAACCAGTCACGTTAATTACGAACAATCCGAAGAAACTGGAAGCTCTCAAGGCTGCAGGAATGAATGCTGTGAAAAGAGTAGCGCTGTGGGGAGATGTATCTTCTTTTAACGAGAAATACTTACGTACCAAAGTGGCTCGTTCAGGACATTTAGAGGCAGTGAAAGAAGCGAATCCAATTGTAGGAAGACTGGCTAAGTAA
- a CDS encoding ABC transporter permease subunit, producing the protein MRIIIGMTWKELLRKRVMVLTLLMTVVFLIGFWFIAGTIGQSSMSHGSSIPSGEELLIRFTNGLFILSFGFFFGAFVIAFLAIFSSFSAISGEAEQGVMQALLPRPIPRWKWYAGRWLGYVTLGIGYALILFISILLITQAHAAVPRDGLALFKSFLLFSSIVPLLITVSMLGSGFFSALGNGVFMTMLYGAGWLGGMIDKVSSSLLSEPEALSTLNNMTGIMSLLMPVDGLQRRMTAELFSINEMNGMFNASNRLFGLDNFTSVPSNTFIVYAIFYTLFAFLIGLYRFQRKDL; encoded by the coding sequence ATGAGAATTATTATAGGTATGACCTGGAAGGAACTACTGCGCAAAAGAGTAATGGTGCTGACATTACTTATGACCGTGGTCTTTCTTATTGGGTTTTGGTTCATTGCGGGTACGATCGGGCAAAGTTCTATGTCTCACGGATCAAGTATTCCTAGCGGAGAAGAACTTCTTATTCGTTTTACAAATGGTTTATTTATTTTATCGTTTGGATTTTTCTTCGGAGCCTTTGTAATTGCTTTTTTAGCTATTTTTAGTTCATTCTCCGCCATTTCAGGTGAGGCAGAGCAGGGAGTGATGCAAGCCCTGCTTCCAAGACCCATTCCACGCTGGAAATGGTATGCAGGTCGCTGGCTAGGTTATGTAACACTGGGAATAGGCTATGCGCTTATCTTATTTATTTCTATATTGCTAATTACGCAAGCCCATGCCGCAGTTCCAAGAGATGGATTAGCGTTATTCAAATCATTTCTGCTCTTTTCTTCCATCGTACCGTTGCTAATAACTGTTTCTATGCTGGGTTCAGGATTCTTCTCGGCCCTTGGAAATGGAGTCTTTATGACGATGCTTTATGGGGCAGGATGGCTAGGAGGAATGATTGATAAGGTAAGTAGTTCTTTATTATCTGAGCCCGAAGCACTTAGCACTCTAAATAATATGACGGGTATAATGTCCTTACTTATGCCTGTAGATGGGCTACAGCGCAGAATGACTGCTGAACTGTTTAGTATTAACGAAATGAACGGGATGTTTAATGCTTCCAATCGTCTATTTGGATTAGATAACTTCACCTCAGTCCCATCTAATACCTTTATCGTCTATGCGATCTTCTATACACTATTCGCGTTCTTAATCGGATTGTATCGTTTTCAACGGAAGGATCTGTAG